A genomic segment from Geitlerinema sp. PCC 7407 encodes:
- a CDS encoding ABC transporter permease, which yields MLQRLTKLNYLMQETLLGLRRGGWMNWAAISTVTVLLFLFGVNLQASWQLERLLNQFGSQLEVSVYLQEAAEPTAIQASVAALPEVASVAIVPREEAWASLVKDLGVADIAAATDQLNGNPLVDELRVQVREAEAVASLAQRLEKLPGVDTVQYLAEAVQRLEQLNRGFRWLSVSVTTLLTLTAIAVITTTIRLIVMARRREIEVMQLVGATTGWIYFPFILQGLAFGVAGAAIAWGLLGAVQQFLRSLLTQQADFIQFLAQGLALTAAEQTLLTLILLGFGGSVGLLGSLLAVRRFAVR from the coding sequence GTGTTACAGCGTCTAACAAAATTGAATTATCTAATGCAAGAGACGCTGTTGGGACTGCGGCGTGGGGGCTGGATGAATTGGGCCGCCATTAGTACGGTGACGGTCCTGCTGTTTTTGTTTGGGGTCAACCTTCAGGCCTCCTGGCAGCTAGAGCGCCTGCTAAACCAGTTTGGGAGCCAGCTAGAGGTGTCGGTGTACCTCCAGGAGGCGGCGGAGCCGACGGCGATCCAGGCGTCGGTGGCGGCTTTGCCAGAGGTGGCGTCGGTGGCGATCGTCCCTCGCGAGGAGGCTTGGGCCTCCCTGGTCAAGGATTTGGGCGTGGCAGACATTGCGGCGGCGACTGACCAGCTTAATGGCAATCCCCTGGTGGACGAGCTGCGGGTGCAGGTGCGAGAGGCGGAGGCTGTGGCGTCTCTGGCCCAGCGCCTCGAGAAACTGCCGGGGGTGGACACGGTCCAGTACCTGGCGGAGGCAGTGCAGCGCCTAGAGCAGCTCAATCGGGGATTTCGGTGGCTGAGTGTGTCGGTGACGACCCTGCTGACCCTGACGGCGATCGCCGTGATTACGACCACGATTCGCCTGATCGTGATGGCCCGTCGCCGCGAAATCGAGGTGATGCAGCTGGTGGGAGCGACCACGGGCTGGATTTATTTCCCGTTTATTTTGCAGGGCTTGGCCTTTGGCGTGGCGGGAGCGGCGATCGCCTGGGGCCTGTTGGGGGCGGTGCAGCAGTTTTTGCGTAGTTTGCTCACCCAGCAGGCGGACTTTATCCAGTTCCTGGCCCAGGGGCTGGCGCTCACGGCGGCCGAGCAAACCCTACTAACGCTGATTCTGCTTGGCTTTGGTGGGTCTGTTGGCCTGCTGGGGAGTTTGTTGGCAGTGCGGCGGTTTGCAGTGCGTTAG
- a CDS encoding DUF3598 family protein encodes MKSQWDALLENLGAWEGSFTRLSPQGEAIADMPTQVSLEAINDRQTIRQTIRRYAPDAQDQVTPQDQVLEYSSLGRGVLLFENGAFSQGSTQLGPFSEFGAEFGFIAGDRRLRLVPLYDRQSQLSQITLIREKRSGTDAPDRPPLTLEALLGTWEGEATTLYPDWRSPDSAPTQLTLIQLAGDRLQQTLTFGAPPTTLTSTAEIRGQSLLFSQGSQSVQVLLLPDGASVTAPTQLQMGKPCFLEAGWLLAPDLRQRMIRAYDEKGGWASLTLVTERKVAEP; translated from the coding sequence ATGAAATCACAGTGGGATGCACTGCTGGAAAATTTGGGCGCGTGGGAGGGCTCCTTTACGCGGCTCTCGCCCCAGGGAGAGGCGATCGCCGATATGCCCACCCAGGTCTCCCTTGAGGCCATCAACGATCGCCAAACCATTCGCCAGACGATCCGCCGATATGCCCCGGATGCCCAAGACCAAGTAACCCCGCAAGATCAGGTCCTAGAGTACAGCTCCCTGGGGCGGGGAGTGCTGCTGTTTGAGAATGGCGCGTTTTCCCAAGGCTCGACCCAGCTGGGGCCCTTCTCGGAATTTGGGGCGGAGTTTGGCTTCATTGCAGGCGATCGCCGTTTGCGCCTGGTGCCCCTCTACGATCGCCAAAGCCAGCTGTCTCAGATCACCTTGATCCGGGAAAAGCGCTCAGGCACCGACGCGCCCGACCGGCCGCCGCTGACCCTGGAGGCCCTGCTCGGAACCTGGGAAGGAGAAGCGACGACCCTCTATCCCGACTGGCGATCGCCGGACAGCGCACCTACGCAGCTCACGCTGATCCAGTTGGCGGGCGATCGCCTCCAGCAAACCTTGACCTTTGGCGCTCCGCCGACTACCTTGACCTCCACCGCCGAGATTCGCGGCCAGAGCCTCCTGTTTAGCCAGGGCAGCCAATCGGTCCAGGTGCTCCTGCTGCCCGACGGGGCCTCAGTCACAGCTCCCACCCAGCTTCAGATGGGCAAGCCCTGCTTTCTCGAAGCGGGCTGGCTCCTCGCCCCCGACCTGCGCCAGCGCATGATCCGCGCCTACGACGAAAAAGGCGGCTGGGCAAGCCTCACCCTCGTCACCGAGCGCAAAGTCGCTGAGCCCTGA
- the aat gene encoding leucyl/phenylalanyl-tRNA--protein transferase → MDVEQIVTGYAQGYFLMADETGRRLGWYSSRERTLIPLDERFRYPRSLRRVLNSGRFRVEINQAFEQVVAGCADRETTWISPELRKIYGQLHRAGWAHSFETWEGDRLAGGVLGLALGGVFIGESMFYAIPDGSKVAMVKLVEHLRSRGFQVFDAQMMNPHLERFGAYVVDSRGYDRLLQRGIRQRCRFC, encoded by the coding sequence GTGGACGTTGAGCAGATTGTGACGGGCTACGCTCAGGGCTATTTTTTGATGGCCGACGAGACGGGTCGGCGCTTGGGCTGGTACAGCAGTCGCGAGCGGACGCTGATTCCGCTGGATGAGCGGTTTCGCTACCCGCGATCGCTGCGTCGGGTGCTCAATAGCGGCCGATTTCGGGTGGAGATCAACCAAGCTTTTGAGCAAGTGGTGGCGGGCTGCGCGGACCGTGAGACGACCTGGATTTCGCCGGAGCTGCGGAAGATTTATGGCCAGCTTCACCGGGCGGGCTGGGCCCACAGTTTCGAGACGTGGGAGGGCGATCGCCTGGCAGGGGGCGTTTTGGGCCTTGCGCTAGGCGGGGTGTTTATTGGGGAGTCGATGTTTTACGCGATTCCAGATGGCTCCAAGGTGGCGATGGTCAAGCTGGTGGAGCATTTGCGATCGCGGGGATTCCAGGTGTTTGATGCCCAGATGATGAACCCCCACCTGGAGCGCTTTGGCGCCTACGTGGTGGATAGCCGAGGCTACGATCGCCTGCTACAGCGAGGGATCAGACAGCGCTGCCGATTCTGCTGA
- the rpsN gene encoding 30S ribosomal protein S14 has translation MAKKSMIQREVKRQKLVDKYADKRAELKEQFAKATTQQEKMDLHRKLQQLPRNSSHIRLRNRCWATGRPRGVYRDFGLSRHVIREMAHEGLLPGVVKSSW, from the coding sequence ATGGCCAAGAAAAGCATGATTCAGCGCGAAGTCAAGCGGCAGAAGCTGGTAGACAAGTATGCCGACAAGCGCGCTGAGCTGAAAGAGCAATTTGCCAAAGCAACCACGCAGCAAGAGAAGATGGATCTCCATCGCAAGCTGCAGCAGTTGCCTCGCAACAGCTCCCATATCCGTCTGCGGAATCGCTGCTGGGCGACGGGCCGTCCCCGGGGTGTGTACCGCGATTTCGGTCTATCTCGCCACGTGATCCGCGAAATGGCTCACGAGGGTTTGCTGCCAGGGGTTGTCAAGTCGAGCTGGTAA
- the nth gene encoding endonuclease III: MATQRKRTSAKQRATEILVRLKRLYPDATCTLDYETPVQLLVATILSAQCTDERVNKVTPALFARFPDAEALAGAEISELEELVRSTGFYRNKAKNIRAACHRIVTEFGGKVPQRMEELLSLAGVARKTANVVSAHAFGVNLGVTVDTHVKRLSFRLGLTKHTDPIRVERDLMKLIPQPDWENWSIRLIYHGRAVCMARNPACDRCKLADLCPSVDPAKRPSAKALATSTPIS; encoded by the coding sequence ATGGCAACCCAGCGAAAACGAACCTCCGCAAAGCAGCGCGCCACCGAAATTTTGGTGCGCCTAAAGCGGCTTTATCCTGACGCGACCTGCACCCTCGACTACGAAACACCCGTTCAGCTGCTGGTGGCGACGATCCTGTCTGCCCAATGCACAGATGAGCGCGTTAACAAGGTGACCCCCGCCCTGTTTGCTCGCTTTCCGGATGCGGAGGCGCTGGCTGGAGCCGAGATCAGCGAGCTGGAGGAGCTGGTGCGCTCCACCGGCTTCTATCGCAACAAGGCGAAGAACATTCGGGCGGCCTGCCATCGGATCGTGACGGAGTTTGGCGGCAAGGTGCCTCAGCGGATGGAGGAGCTGCTGTCCCTAGCCGGGGTCGCGCGCAAGACCGCCAACGTGGTCTCGGCCCACGCCTTCGGGGTGAATTTGGGCGTGACCGTGGACACCCACGTCAAGCGGCTGAGCTTTCGCTTGGGCCTCACCAAGCACACTGACCCGATTCGGGTGGAGCGGGATCTGATGAAGCTGATCCCGCAGCCGGACTGGGAAAACTGGTCAATTCGGCTGATTTATCACGGTCGGGCGGTGTGTATGGCGCGCAATCCGGCCTGCGATCGCTGCAAACTAGCGGATCTGTGCCCTTCCGTCGATCCGGCCAAGCGACCGTCTGCCAAAGCTTTGGCAACTTCAACCCCGATTTCCTGA
- the rseP gene encoding RIP metalloprotease RseP, translating to MSTIAAIAVLAILIVVHELGHFLAARLQGIHVNRFSIGFGPILWKYQGPETEYALRGFPLGGFVGFPDDDPDSPIPPNDPDLLRNRPILDRAIVISAGVIANLIFAYFLLVAQVGIVGIQDFNYRPGVLVPQVATDVSSAAARAGIQAGDIILSANGETLTASESSIPKLMDIIQDRPGEPIPLEIKRGDEILDLTVTPENIDGKARIGVQLAPNGDIIRRRVNNPLDVFGIAAQQFQQVTIRILQGFGQLISNFSETAEQVAGPVAIVAIGASVAKSDLASLFQFGALISINLAIINILPLPALDGGQLAFLLVEGVRGKPLPTKIQDGVMQTGLMLLLGLGIFLIVRDTARLDWVQQFFQ from the coding sequence ATGTCGACAATAGCGGCGATCGCAGTATTGGCGATCTTGATCGTGGTTCATGAGCTAGGACACTTCCTGGCCGCTCGGCTGCAAGGAATCCACGTCAATCGCTTCTCGATTGGCTTCGGACCCATCCTGTGGAAATATCAAGGACCTGAAACCGAATACGCTCTGCGCGGCTTTCCCCTGGGCGGCTTTGTCGGCTTTCCCGACGACGACCCCGACAGCCCCATCCCCCCCAACGATCCCGACCTCCTGCGCAATCGCCCCATCTTGGACCGGGCCATCGTCATCAGCGCTGGCGTCATCGCTAACCTGATCTTTGCCTACTTCCTCCTCGTCGCTCAAGTCGGCATCGTCGGCATTCAAGACTTCAACTATCGGCCTGGGGTCCTCGTTCCCCAAGTTGCCACAGACGTCAGCTCCGCCGCCGCCCGCGCCGGCATCCAGGCCGGAGACATCATCCTCTCTGCCAACGGCGAAACCCTCACCGCATCCGAAAGCTCCATCCCCAAACTGATGGACATCATTCAGGACCGGCCTGGTGAGCCCATTCCCCTAGAAATCAAGCGGGGCGACGAAATTCTCGACCTCACCGTCACCCCCGAAAATATCGACGGCAAAGCGCGCATCGGCGTTCAGCTTGCCCCTAACGGCGACATCATTCGCCGCCGCGTCAACAACCCCCTCGACGTCTTCGGCATCGCTGCCCAGCAGTTTCAGCAAGTCACCATCCGGATTTTGCAGGGCTTCGGTCAGCTGATCAGCAACTTCAGCGAAACCGCCGAGCAGGTCGCCGGTCCCGTCGCCATCGTCGCCATCGGAGCCAGCGTTGCCAAGTCGGATCTGGCTAGCCTGTTCCAGTTTGGTGCCCTGATCAGCATCAACCTCGCCATCATTAATATCCTGCCGCTGCCGGCCCTCGACGGGGGTCAGCTCGCGTTCTTGCTCGTCGAAGGCGTGCGCGGCAAACCCCTGCCGACCAAAATTCAAGATGGCGTGATGCAAACCGGTTTGATGCTGCTCCTCGGCCTCGGCATCTTCCTGATTGTGCGGGATACGGCTCGCCTCGACTGGGTTCAGCAGTTTTTCCAATAG
- a CDS encoding DUF2358 domain-containing protein translates to MADSSVPPPQSAGDRAPSAPSVLPASQIVETLWADLPTLFERDISYDIYSADIFFKDPVNTFKGKFNYRIIFWTLRFHGQLFFTDLHFDVHDIQQTEPDVVFVTWTVRGTLRLPWRPRLFFNGNSTYRLGPDGLIYDHRDVWDRKPSELLKQFFVKGTNT, encoded by the coding sequence ATGGCTGATTCCTCTGTGCCCCCGCCTCAGTCTGCGGGCGATCGCGCCCCGTCTGCCCCAAGTGTGCTGCCCGCCAGCCAAATTGTGGAAACGCTGTGGGCTGATCTGCCGACCCTGTTCGAGCGCGATATTTCCTACGACATCTACAGCGCTGATATTTTCTTCAAAGACCCGGTTAATACCTTCAAGGGCAAATTCAACTACCGCATTATTTTTTGGACGCTGCGCTTTCACGGCCAGCTCTTTTTCACTGATCTGCATTTTGATGTCCACGACATTCAGCAGACTGAGCCGGACGTAGTCTTTGTCACGTGGACGGTGCGGGGCACCCTGCGTTTGCCCTGGCGGCCGCGTCTCTTTTTTAATGGCAACTCGACCTATCGGCTGGGGCCTGACGGCCTGATCTATGACCATCGGGACGTTTGGGACCGCAAGCCCAGCGAACTTTTAAAACAATTTTTTGTGAAAGGAACGAATACGTGA
- a CDS encoding alpha/beta fold hydrolase, translating to MMQPDVAASMVETGVSTQFYAWRGHRCAYEVRASEASAGQTPLVLVHPIGVGLSRRFWDRFCEGWQRSGAQNPIYNLDLLGCGESDLPAIAYPPEIWAEQLEYFLQTVVKQGAILVVQGALFPVAIELCQRELGQTLVRGMVLSGPPAWPVMTLAWPEWRKNLSWSFFRSPLGALFYRYARRRQFLQSFSAKQLFAASEGVDEPWLAMLHEGSRDMATRYAVFAFLAGFWRKGYQEAIVAIPHPTLVVVGDTASSISRSGKQETPSDRLSDYLKHLSQGEGLKLDGRNVLPYEQTDTFVEAIAPFIARLS from the coding sequence ATGATGCAGCCTGACGTTGCGGCTTCGATGGTGGAAACGGGTGTCTCGACGCAGTTCTACGCCTGGCGCGGTCACCGGTGCGCGTATGAGGTGCGGGCGTCAGAAGCGTCTGCGGGCCAGACGCCGCTGGTGCTGGTGCACCCGATCGGGGTGGGGCTGTCGCGACGATTTTGGGATCGATTCTGCGAAGGGTGGCAGCGATCGGGCGCTCAAAACCCGATTTACAACCTGGATTTGCTGGGCTGCGGCGAAAGCGACCTGCCGGCGATCGCCTATCCGCCTGAGATCTGGGCGGAGCAGCTAGAGTACTTTTTGCAAACGGTGGTCAAACAGGGCGCGATCTTGGTGGTTCAGGGGGCGCTGTTTCCGGTGGCCATTGAGCTGTGTCAGCGCGAACTGGGCCAGACGCTGGTGCGCGGGATGGTGCTGTCGGGGCCGCCTGCGTGGCCAGTGATGACGCTGGCGTGGCCGGAGTGGCGCAAAAATCTGAGCTGGTCTTTCTTCCGATCGCCCTTGGGCGCGCTGTTTTACCGCTACGCTCGGCGCCGGCAGTTCTTGCAGTCCTTCTCGGCCAAGCAGCTTTTTGCGGCGTCGGAGGGGGTGGATGAGCCCTGGCTGGCGATGCTCCACGAGGGCTCGCGAGATATGGCGACGCGGTACGCGGTGTTTGCCTTTTTGGCGGGCTTCTGGCGCAAGGGCTACCAGGAGGCGATCGTCGCGATCCCCCACCCCACTCTGGTTGTGGTGGGCGACACGGCCTCCAGCATCAGCCGCTCGGGCAAGCAAGAGACCCCGAGCGATCGCCTCAGCGACTATCTCAAGCACCTCTCCCAAGGAGAAGGGCTCAAGCTCGACGGCCGCAATGTCTTGCCCTACGAGCAAACGGATACCTTTGTAGAAGCGATCGCCCCCTTTATTGCCCGCCTGAGCTAG
- a CDS encoding alr0857 family protein, translated as MLKLIYTEDDVQLERLSESIEAFVTQRTLLALRLGQPIHVVQGRAAFLLPADLPELAQLDKAWASLDAEPDIEIFRADADYIEVGLHGLWVTPETASEEGLFLSLLGDRLERSLEHLWQVAQTQMSFLR; from the coding sequence ATGTTGAAGCTGATTTACACCGAGGACGATGTACAGCTAGAGCGGCTGTCTGAGTCGATTGAGGCGTTTGTGACCCAGCGAACGCTTTTGGCCCTGCGGCTCGGCCAGCCCATCCACGTAGTCCAGGGCCGCGCAGCGTTTTTGCTGCCCGCTGATTTGCCGGAACTGGCGCAGCTAGACAAAGCCTGGGCCAGTCTCGACGCTGAACCAGACATAGAGATATTTCGCGCGGATGCAGATTATATAGAGGTCGGTCTCCACGGGCTTTGGGTCACCCCAGAGACTGCATCTGAAGAGGGTCTCTTTTTGTCGCTTTTGGGCGATCGCCTGGAGCGATCGCTAGAGCATCTGTGGCAGGTGGCCCAGACCCAGATGTCCTTCTTGCGCTAG
- a CDS encoding methionine gamma-lyase family protein, with the protein MFKNSVEELQAAQQALSQIFAGIDTQVKENLRRVLGAFQRHNVGVHHFSGVSGYGHDDLGRQTLDRVFADIVGAEAAAVRVQFVSGTHAIACALFGALRPGDEMLAVAGPPYDTLEEVIGLRGTHQGSLRDFGIKYRQLELTPQGTVDWQALVKAITPETKLVAIQRSCGYSWRPSLSIEDIEKIVQIVKGQNPDTVCFVDNCYGEFISDREPTAVGADLMAGSLIKNPGGTIVATGGYVAGRADLVEAATCRLTAPGIGSSGGATLDQNRLMFQGLFLAPQMVGEAMKGNHLVAYVFDRLGYPVNPAPFAPRRDVIQAIQLGSPEKLIAFCRAIQKHSPIGSYLDPVPAGMPGYESELVMAGGTFIDGSTSELSADGPLREPYVVFCQGGTHWTHVAIALEAAIEAIGPATA; encoded by the coding sequence GTGTTTAAAAACAGCGTTGAGGAGCTGCAAGCGGCGCAGCAGGCACTGTCCCAGATCTTTGCTGGAATCGACACCCAGGTCAAGGAGAATTTGAGGCGGGTTTTAGGAGCGTTTCAGCGTCACAATGTCGGCGTCCATCACTTTTCAGGGGTGAGTGGATATGGTCACGATGACCTAGGTCGACAAACGCTGGATCGAGTGTTTGCAGATATTGTGGGAGCAGAAGCTGCGGCGGTTCGCGTGCAGTTTGTGTCCGGTACACACGCGATCGCCTGCGCACTATTTGGCGCGCTTCGCCCCGGAGACGAAATGCTGGCTGTCGCGGGTCCCCCGTACGACACCCTAGAGGAAGTAATAGGTCTGCGAGGAACACATCAAGGCTCTCTTCGCGACTTTGGCATCAAGTATCGTCAACTTGAACTAACACCTCAGGGTACGGTGGACTGGCAGGCTTTAGTTAAAGCTATCACACCCGAAACAAAGTTGGTGGCGATCCAGCGCTCCTGCGGCTACTCCTGGCGGCCGAGCTTGTCCATCGAGGACATCGAGAAAATCGTCCAGATTGTGAAGGGCCAGAACCCAGACACAGTCTGTTTTGTAGACAACTGCTACGGAGAATTCATTAGCGATCGCGAGCCGACGGCGGTGGGTGCAGACCTGATGGCAGGTTCGCTGATCAAGAACCCTGGCGGCACCATTGTCGCGACGGGCGGCTACGTAGCGGGCCGCGCGGATTTAGTGGAGGCGGCCACCTGTCGCCTGACGGCGCCGGGTATCGGCAGCTCGGGCGGCGCCACCCTCGACCAAAATCGCCTGATGTTCCAGGGACTCTTCCTAGCACCCCAGATGGTCGGGGAGGCGATGAAGGGCAATCACTTGGTCGCCTATGTGTTTGACCGGCTGGGCTATCCGGTCAACCCGGCACCTTTTGCGCCCCGCCGAGATGTCATTCAGGCAATTCAGCTCGGGTCCCCCGAGAAGCTGATTGCGTTTTGCCGCGCAATCCAGAAGCACTCTCCCATTGGCTCTTACCTTGATCCGGTGCCTGCCGGGATGCCGGGCTATGAGAGCGAGTTGGTGATGGCGGGCGGCACGTTCATCGATGGGAGCACCTCGGAGCTGTCGGCGGATGGTCCGCTGCGGGAGCCCTACGTGGTGTTTTGTCAGGGAGGCACCCACTGGACCCACGTGGCGATCGCCCTGGAGGCGGCCATCGAGGCCATCGGTCCTGCAACGGCCTAG
- a CDS encoding acyl-CoA desaturase: MTLATPTKLSLNWPVITFMAVIHIGALFALLPSNFSWAAVGVALFLHWVTGGLGITLGLHRLVAHRSFQTPKWLEYFLVFCASLAAQGGPIEWVGLHRHHHLHSDQSVDHHNSGKGFWWSHMGWMLYEVPAKKEIHRFIKDIAEDPVYLFFDKYFLLVQAALGVVLYFLGGWPFVVWGVFVRLVLVYHCTWFVNSATHKFGYRTYDAGDRSTNCWWVALVTYGEGWHNNHHAFQYSARHGLRWWEIDMTWMTIRLLQMLGLATKVKLINNEQ, from the coding sequence ATGACGCTTGCAACTCCAACCAAACTTTCACTAAATTGGCCGGTCATTACGTTTATGGCCGTCATTCACATCGGGGCTCTCTTTGCCTTGCTGCCCAGCAACTTTAGCTGGGCAGCCGTCGGAGTAGCACTCTTCTTGCACTGGGTGACCGGGGGACTTGGGATTACGCTCGGTCTTCATCGACTCGTGGCGCACCGCAGTTTCCAAACTCCCAAATGGCTTGAATATTTCCTGGTGTTCTGCGCTAGCCTTGCTGCCCAAGGTGGACCCATTGAGTGGGTGGGACTGCATCGCCACCACCACCTGCACTCGGATCAAAGCGTCGATCACCACAACTCGGGCAAGGGCTTCTGGTGGAGCCACATGGGCTGGATGCTCTACGAAGTACCGGCCAAAAAGGAGATCCACCGCTTCATCAAAGACATTGCCGAGGATCCTGTATACCTCTTCTTTGACAAGTATTTCTTGCTGGTCCAGGCTGCTCTAGGCGTGGTCCTCTACTTCTTGGGAGGCTGGCCGTTTGTGGTGTGGGGCGTTTTTGTCCGCCTAGTGCTGGTTTATCACTGCACCTGGTTTGTAAACAGCGCAACCCACAAGTTTGGCTACCGCACCTACGACGCTGGCGATCGCTCTACCAACTGCTGGTGGGTTGCCCTCGTGACCTACGGTGAAGGCTGGCATAACAATCACCACGCGTTCCAGTATTCTGCTCGCCATGGCCTGCGCTGGTGGGAAATTGACATGACCTGGATGACGATTCGCCTTCTGCAAATGCTGGGGCTGGCGACTAAGGTAAAACTGATTAATAACGAACAGTAG
- a CDS encoding glutamate-5-semialdehyde dehydrogenase yields MTHDSHSSAPVDLPHILKRSQEAAIALGGIRAADRNQALHAVAQVIDDRQDDILEANTLDLEASREMAVPDLILDWLKLTPERLQTAVKILHRLGELSDPVQQRVMSTSYQLDNCQTYGQLVPLGVIAMIYEALPELGAIAAGMCIKTGNSLILRGGSEASHSNAAIAQAIQLALDDIGLPNGCLQLLDPDHGASIREVVTQDQFINLIIPYGRPSLVQQVVRQATAPVLQSAMGNCYLYWSPSGSLDLVRHLILDSHQSEPDPVNAIEKVLIHRNQNSAALNTLWNNLQEKGFQLRGDAALVAEYPELMLAEANEWRQAYLNKIVAFKSVESLEEAIAWINQHSSGHADCLVTESYQESRQFSAGVNSASVYINSSPRFSRNPRRISAICLGMSNQKGHRRGSIGLETLTTVKHVIQGNSWI; encoded by the coding sequence ATGACCCATGATTCCCATTCCTCTGCTCCGGTTGACCTGCCCCATATCCTAAAGCGTTCTCAAGAGGCGGCGATCGCCCTCGGGGGCATCAGGGCCGCCGATCGCAACCAAGCGCTGCATGCCGTCGCCCAAGTCATTGACGATCGGCAAGATGACATCCTCGAGGCCAACACCCTGGACCTGGAGGCAAGCCGGGAAATGGCGGTGCCAGACCTGATTTTGGACTGGCTCAAGCTAACGCCGGAGCGGCTGCAAACCGCCGTCAAGATTTTGCATCGCCTCGGGGAGCTCTCGGACCCCGTGCAGCAGCGGGTGATGAGCACCTCCTACCAGCTGGACAACTGCCAAACCTATGGGCAACTGGTACCCCTGGGCGTGATTGCCATGATCTACGAGGCGCTGCCCGAGCTGGGGGCGATCGCCGCAGGCATGTGCATCAAAACCGGCAATAGCCTGATTTTGCGAGGGGGCAGCGAGGCGAGTCACTCCAACGCCGCGATCGCCCAGGCGATTCAGCTGGCTCTCGACGACATCGGCTTGCCCAACGGCTGCTTGCAGCTGCTCGATCCCGATCACGGCGCTTCCATTCGGGAAGTCGTCACCCAAGATCAGTTCATCAACTTGATCATTCCCTACGGCCGCCCCAGCCTCGTGCAGCAGGTCGTGCGCCAGGCCACCGCGCCTGTTCTCCAGTCCGCCATGGGCAACTGCTACCTTTATTGGTCGCCCTCCGGCAGCCTGGACCTTGTGCGGCACCTGATTCTCGACAGCCACCAGAGCGAGCCCGACCCCGTCAACGCCATCGAAAAAGTCCTGATCCACCGCAACCAAAACTCAGCCGCTCTCAACACCCTCTGGAACAACCTGCAAGAGAAAGGGTTTCAGCTGCGGGGGGATGCAGCCCTCGTCGCAGAATATCCAGAGCTGATGCTGGCTGAAGCTAATGAATGGCGTCAGGCCTATCTCAACAAAATTGTCGCCTTCAAGTCTGTCGAGAGCCTCGAAGAGGCGATCGCCTGGATCAACCAGCACAGCAGCGGTCACGCCGACTGCCTTGTCACCGAGTCCTACCAAGAAAGTCGACAGTTCTCCGCTGGTGTGAACAGCGCCTCCGTCTACATCAACTCCTCCCCCCGATTCTCGCGCAATCCTCGACGCATCAGCGCCATCTGTCTCGGCATGTCCAATCAAAAAGGTCATCGTCGCGGCTCCATCGGCCTAGAAACCCTGACCACCGTCAAGCACGTCATTCAAGGCAACTCTTGGATCTGA
- the ribH gene encoding 6,7-dimethyl-8-ribityllumazine synthase, with protein MAVFEGSFVFGDAAPRIAIVIGRFNDLITTKLIEGCQDCLKRHGVDPDPNGTQVDYIWVPGSFEIPLVARQLALSYRYDAIICLGAVIRGQTPHFDYVAAEVSKGIAAAAFQTGVPVIFGIITTDTMQQALERAGIKSNKGWEFAMNALEMASLMRQMRAGLEINPNGTPALAGGAPSAIAAEAFRQSAS; from the coding sequence ATGGCCGTTTTCGAGGGATCCTTCGTTTTCGGGGACGCTGCTCCTCGCATCGCGATCGTTATCGGTCGCTTCAATGACCTGATCACCACCAAGCTCATCGAGGGGTGTCAGGACTGCCTCAAGCGTCACGGCGTCGATCCCGATCCGAACGGCACACAGGTGGACTACATTTGGGTGCCCGGCAGCTTCGAGATTCCCTTGGTGGCTCGTCAGCTCGCCCTGAGCTACCGCTACGACGCCATCATCTGCCTCGGAGCCGTGATTCGCGGCCAGACTCCCCACTTCGATTACGTCGCCGCCGAGGTCTCCAAGGGCATCGCCGCTGCCGCCTTCCAAACGGGCGTGCCGGTGATCTTTGGCATCATCACCACCGACACGATGCAGCAAGCCCTCGAGCGCGCCGGCATCAAGAGCAACAAGGGCTGGGAGTTTGCGATGAATGCCCTGGAGATGGCTAGCCTGATGCGCCAAATGCGCGCCGGACTGGAGATCAACCCCAACGGCACGCCTGCCCTGGCCGGTGGCGCCCCCAGTGCGATCGCCGCTGAGGCATTCCGTCAGTCCGCCAGCTAG
- the psbZ gene encoding photosystem II reaction center protein PsbZ, translating to MLTILFQIALAALVIFSFVMVVGVPVAYASTENWDQSKRLILLGSIVWAALVIAVGGLNYLVV from the coding sequence ATGTTAACGATCCTGTTTCAGATTGCCCTCGCCGCCTTGGTTATCTTCTCCTTTGTGATGGTCGTCGGGGTTCCCGTCGCCTACGCTTCTACCGAAAATTGGGATCAATCCAAGCGCTTGATCCTGCTCGGTAGCATTGTTTGGGCCGCTTTGGTCATTGCCGTTGGCGGACTAAACTACCTCGTCGTCTAG